Proteins from a genomic interval of Sphingobacterium sp. SYP-B4668:
- a CDS encoding sigma-54-dependent transcriptional regulator, which yields MKKSTILVVDDDQDLLTAVRLLLKPKVGEVIVESNPENIMSILSKREVNAVLLDMNFKSAVNTGNEGLFWLSKIRSSYPVLPIIMITAYGAVDLAVKSLKNGASDFIVKPWQNETLLTGVGEVLSTQKNKFEKQSANKLQISDTELLGDSEVMEELQYKISKIAPTDANILILGENGTGKDVIAREIHKRSLRAKSDYIKVDVGALTDSLFESELFGYKKGAFTDAREDRKGRVELAHKGTLFLDEIGNISLQQQAKLLTVLQNRQVTALGSHIPLEVDIRLLCATNVPIRELSDENRFRKDLIYRINTVEIQVPPLRSRGKDIGLLANYFLTVYARKYGKAMAGFSDESTAKLNAYHFPGNVRELQYSIERAVIMSDSDEIIGKDLIFSPIERSSQPQPVETDYQHLETLERITIAKVIEKHNGNISRAARELGLTRSALYRRLEKYNL from the coding sequence ATGAAAAAATCAACGATATTGGTTGTAGATGACGATCAGGATTTACTTACAGCTGTCCGACTTTTACTGAAACCAAAAGTCGGAGAGGTGATTGTCGAGAGCAATCCAGAAAATATCATGTCCATACTCTCCAAAAGGGAAGTGAATGCAGTGCTACTGGATATGAATTTTAAAAGTGCAGTCAATACCGGTAATGAAGGTTTATTCTGGTTGTCGAAAATTCGGAGTAGCTATCCCGTATTACCCATCATTATGATTACGGCCTACGGAGCTGTCGACCTTGCCGTCAAATCCTTGAAGAATGGCGCTTCTGATTTTATTGTCAAGCCGTGGCAGAATGAGACATTGTTGACGGGAGTCGGCGAAGTATTGTCTACACAAAAAAATAAATTCGAAAAGCAAAGTGCCAATAAACTTCAGATCTCGGATACCGAACTGTTGGGAGATTCAGAAGTAATGGAGGAGTTGCAATATAAAATTTCTAAAATAGCACCTACAGACGCCAATATCTTGATTTTAGGGGAAAACGGGACCGGAAAGGACGTTATAGCTCGAGAAATACACAAGCGATCGTTACGGGCAAAAAGTGATTATATCAAGGTAGACGTGGGCGCTCTTACAGATTCTCTGTTTGAAAGTGAGTTATTTGGATACAAAAAGGGAGCTTTTACAGACGCACGTGAAGATCGTAAGGGAAGAGTGGAGTTAGCACACAAGGGTACTCTATTCTTGGACGAAATAGGAAATATATCCCTACAGCAACAAGCTAAGTTACTAACCGTTTTACAAAATAGACAAGTGACGGCTCTTGGGAGCCACATACCCTTAGAGGTCGATATCAGATTGTTATGCGCGACGAATGTGCCCATTCGAGAGCTCTCTGACGAGAATAGATTCCGAAAAGATTTGATTTATAGGATTAATACGGTGGAAATACAAGTGCCGCCTTTACGTTCAAGAGGGAAGGATATAGGGCTACTTGCAAATTATTTTTTGACGGTATACGCGCGGAAGTACGGGAAAGCTATGGCTGGGTTCTCAGATGAATCGACAGCCAAGTTAAACGCGTATCATTTTCCTGGAAATGTTAGGGAATTACAGTATAGCATAGAACGTGCGGTCATCATGTCCGATAGTGATGAGATTATTGGAAAAGACCTCATTTTTTCACCCATCGAGCGTTCTTCTCAACCTCAACCAGTAGAGACGGATTATCAACATTTGGAAACATTGGAGCGAATCACCATTGCCAAAGTTATCGAAAAACACAATGGCAATATCAGTCGAGCTGCTCGGGAGCTAGGACTAACGCGTTCGGCATTATATAGAAGGTTAGAGAAGTATAATTTGTGA
- a CDS encoding sensor histidine kinase, with the protein MERFKWSVFCSHLLLVALGALSFYTFDRAYYGTTILLGMLIVALLIIVLKRQFSIYDVFMDFVESTRHRDFTRFYVTSKRDKTKRKIHEAFNQINATFKEISVSKELQYQYLNQIVNMLDTAIFTYYPDKDKVIWMNEAFRILFDIPYVGKFSSLKKRNNELFETISSLNIGQQHIEAVSSSKGKVKLLMQLSELQTQEGRCQIVVFQNVNEAIDETETRAWQKLLRVLTHEIMNSIAPISSLAETMSVQLERKQLTEDLEDIRVGVDTIKNRSEGLLKFAKSYRTINKIDKPQLQDIAVSEMFETIYQLLEPTFIQKNIEVDLILKPTRMRLHADANLIEQVLINLILNAMEAVKDAPSPYISISAIERSGRVQLSVTDNGVGMDTELMENIFTPFFTTRKSGSGVGLTLSKQIMLIHRGNILVESKLGKGSTFSLQF; encoded by the coding sequence ATGGAGCGGTTCAAATGGTCGGTATTTTGTAGTCATTTGCTTTTGGTGGCGCTAGGAGCACTAAGCTTTTACACGTTTGATAGAGCATACTATGGTACCACGATTTTATTAGGAATGTTGATTGTAGCGCTGCTGATTATTGTCCTCAAACGTCAATTTTCCATCTACGATGTATTCATGGATTTTGTGGAATCAACTAGGCATCGAGATTTTACGCGATTTTATGTCACAAGCAAGAGAGATAAGACCAAACGTAAAATACACGAAGCTTTCAACCAAATTAATGCAACATTCAAAGAAATCAGCGTCTCTAAAGAATTGCAGTATCAATACCTCAATCAGATCGTGAATATGTTGGATACAGCCATATTTACCTACTATCCGGATAAGGATAAAGTGATCTGGATGAATGAAGCATTCCGTATATTATTTGACATCCCATATGTCGGAAAGTTCTCCTCTCTCAAGAAGCGAAATAATGAGCTTTTCGAGACTATCAGCAGTCTGAACATCGGTCAACAGCACATAGAGGCTGTCTCCTCGTCCAAGGGCAAGGTAAAGTTGTTGATGCAGTTGTCAGAGCTGCAGACACAAGAAGGACGATGTCAGATTGTGGTCTTTCAGAATGTCAATGAAGCTATTGATGAAACGGAGACTAGGGCATGGCAGAAGCTATTACGAGTGTTGACACATGAGATTATGAATTCGATAGCTCCGATCTCATCTCTGGCCGAGACCATGAGTGTACAGTTGGAGCGGAAGCAATTGACCGAAGATTTGGAAGATATACGTGTAGGGGTGGATACGATTAAAAATAGAAGCGAAGGATTGTTGAAGTTTGCAAAGAGTTATCGAACCATCAATAAAATTGATAAACCGCAATTGCAAGATATAGCGGTGTCCGAAATGTTTGAAACCATTTATCAGCTTCTTGAACCAACTTTTATTCAGAAAAATATTGAGGTGGATTTGATTTTGAAACCGACTCGGATGCGTTTGCATGCAGATGCCAACCTCATTGAACAGGTATTGATTAATCTTATCCTTAATGCTATGGAAGCAGTCAAGGACGCGCCAAGTCCTTATATCAGCATATCGGCGATAGAAAGGTCGGGACGGGTACAATTAAGTGTAACAGACAACGGTGTCGGAATGGATACCGAGTTGATGGAAAATATTTTTACGCCCTTTTTCACAACGCGTAAATCGGGAAGTGGGGTAGGTCTCACACTCAGTAAGCAAATCATGTTGATTCACCGTGGAAATATCTTGGTAGAATCTAAGCTAGGAAAGGGCAGTACCTTTTCTTTACAATTTTGA
- the hemW gene encoding radical SAM family heme chaperone HemW, whose product MPSIYFHIPFCKKACHYCDFHFSTSLKYKSEMLEALQQELSFRKRDWGTTQISSIYFGGGTPSILEADDIQRLIDHVGQHYEIATNAEITLEANPDDLDIKKIKGLRNTSVNRFSIGIQSFFEEDLQWMNRAHNAAEADASIKRVQDAGFENITADLIYGYPLLTDTKWKQNIDQLCSYDIPHISAYSMTVEPQTALDHFIKNGKSPAMNETQSANQFEILIEKLNGVGFDHYEISNFAKAGHYAVHNSSYWKGDSYMGIGPSAHSFFGDTRCWNIANNAQYIKGIFDKTPLLETEYLSLENKVNEYIMTSLRTIWGMDIDKIKTDFGTEVFTKIVENIAPFVSSGEVELKKQHYYLTSKGKLIADHIASELFFVEE is encoded by the coding sequence ATGCCCAGTATCTATTTCCATATTCCATTTTGCAAAAAAGCTTGTCACTACTGTGATTTTCACTTTTCTACTTCTTTGAAGTATAAAAGTGAGATGCTAGAAGCTCTACAACAGGAACTTTCGTTTCGAAAACGTGATTGGGGTACTACCCAGATATCCTCTATCTATTTTGGCGGGGGAACTCCCTCTATCTTAGAAGCAGACGATATCCAGCGATTGATTGATCATGTGGGTCAACATTACGAAATAGCGACGAATGCAGAAATAACTTTAGAGGCAAATCCTGACGATCTCGATATCAAAAAAATAAAGGGACTACGTAATACCTCCGTTAATCGTTTCAGTATTGGTATCCAATCCTTTTTTGAAGAGGACCTACAATGGATGAACCGTGCACACAATGCTGCGGAAGCGGATGCTTCTATCAAGCGAGTTCAAGATGCCGGTTTTGAAAATATAACGGCAGATTTGATATATGGCTATCCCCTTCTAACAGACACCAAGTGGAAGCAGAATATAGACCAACTTTGCAGCTATGACATTCCTCATATTTCGGCTTACAGCATGACCGTGGAGCCCCAAACTGCATTGGATCATTTTATAAAAAATGGGAAATCTCCAGCTATGAACGAAACGCAATCCGCTAACCAGTTTGAAATCTTGATTGAGAAATTAAATGGTGTGGGTTTCGATCATTATGAGATTTCAAATTTTGCCAAAGCAGGACATTACGCTGTTCACAATTCCAGCTACTGGAAAGGAGACAGCTATATGGGGATTGGTCCCTCGGCGCATTCATTCTTTGGGGATACTCGATGTTGGAATATAGCTAACAATGCCCAATACATAAAGGGTATCTTCGATAAGACCCCCCTATTGGAGACCGAGTACCTAAGTTTAGAAAATAAAGTAAACGAATACATTATGACTTCTCTACGGACTATTTGGGGAATGGATATCGACAAGATAAAGACCGATTTTGGTACCGAAGTCTTTACTAAGATTGTGGAAAACATTGCTCCGTTCGTTTCATCTGGTGAAGTCGAGTTAAAAAAACAGCATTACTACCTGACTTCAAAAGGAAAGCTCATTGCCGACCATATAGCATCTGAGCTATTTTTTGTGGAAGAATAA
- a CDS encoding response regulator transcription factor translates to MEKISITCVDDHKLFSEGLSAIINMEVDMEVVNSYPDGLNIMEAIAQDKPDILLLDLQLPVKSGLSIAKEIRSISSSPKIIVLSMKLDLAIADQLKQINVEAYIPKDIQAEKLIQIIRKVYRENEIHYFSPQLNKATVEVLTSDFQLTTREIEIIELLNQGFSTKEIADKLNRSIFTITTHRKNINQKLATKNKTHPFYSFLNRLEEG, encoded by the coding sequence ATGGAAAAAATCAGCATAACCTGTGTAGATGACCACAAACTTTTTTCGGAAGGCTTATCTGCAATCATTAATATGGAAGTGGACATGGAAGTGGTCAATTCATATCCTGATGGGCTGAATATCATGGAAGCTATCGCCCAAGATAAACCAGATATCCTATTATTGGATTTACAACTCCCGGTCAAATCGGGACTTTCTATAGCAAAGGAGATACGATCTATATCGTCATCCCCAAAAATCATCGTTTTATCCATGAAACTTGATTTAGCCATTGCCGACCAGCTTAAGCAAATTAATGTTGAGGCCTACATCCCAAAAGATATACAAGCCGAAAAGCTAATTCAAATTATCAGAAAAGTATACCGTGAGAATGAAATTCATTATTTTTCGCCACAACTCAATAAAGCGACTGTTGAAGTGCTGACCTCTGACTTTCAATTGACAACTCGAGAGATTGAAATCATTGAACTACTTAATCAGGGGTTTTCCACGAAAGAAATTGCAGATAAGCTCAATAGAAGCATTTTCACAATCACCACTCATCGAAAGAATATTAATCAAAAATTGGCGACCAAAAACAAAACACATCCTTTCTATTCATTTTTAAATAGATTAGAAGAGGGTTAA
- a CDS encoding sensor histidine kinase, with the protein MAKQLLLFLGIFLSVYAHASLDTVKLDGPNDIRIVKYLKEFQDCDGTLGIEGVVAKLNSGQFQSMQEAHVVNKGITSCSHWFALSIQNISTLREHYLWNFYNDGIKFTLYELDSTGTKVIKKRSISHTTPLNERDQPLRCISFDIPLESQQAKTFLLKTEIFGRQTLYFPTDISTRADIYKYELHRTFLLGRYYGFFIFACIFSLLIYFILRKRFYANLFGYVFCLLCFSLTEYLHDVYLIPASLYYYWSKVPKLVFLALSLYFNTKIFQTFTKNHEFLPKFDRWLTLSSKIALANTAVYLILYNIPLLPTAPQQLIQFIFINYLTFQTLFLFCNICYSIYRKTPYIFHYSVGNSLLFLSVLLYMINSLNIYEIQQYIEPGNIIFAYSFEIVYLMTLFTINYKKEMDHLLDNIKSEEKRSKYLAAELIVIQEKERIRIARDIHDGIGNWLNALRLFLSKEQLKEQAKINENIQGLNNEFRRLLHDIAPQQMEGQNLFENISRVVSLYDQHLHISCQLIGNPLIIKSDLAINALRIVQELLSNIVKHAQANNVQITLSIDENSLVLQVEDDGTGILPKSAPHTIKNMGIESIRSRVEYHNGKLDMDNTPEGLITNIIIPL; encoded by the coding sequence ATGGCAAAGCAATTGCTTCTATTTTTGGGGATATTCCTCTCTGTATATGCACACGCAAGTTTGGATACGGTAAAATTGGATGGTCCTAATGATATTAGGATTGTGAAATACCTAAAAGAGTTCCAGGATTGTGACGGCACACTCGGTATTGAAGGGGTTGTTGCAAAACTAAATTCTGGACAGTTTCAATCCATGCAAGAAGCGCATGTCGTCAACAAGGGCATTACATCATGCTCGCATTGGTTTGCGCTTTCTATTCAAAATATATCTACACTCCGAGAACACTATCTTTGGAACTTCTATAATGATGGTATTAAATTTACGCTTTATGAATTAGACAGCACAGGTACAAAGGTTATAAAAAAGCGTAGCATATCTCATACAACACCACTGAACGAAAGAGATCAGCCTCTCAGGTGTATTTCATTTGACATTCCCCTGGAGAGTCAACAGGCAAAAACATTCCTATTAAAAACCGAAATATTTGGCAGACAAACGCTCTATTTCCCTACCGATATTAGTACCCGGGCTGACATTTATAAGTACGAACTACACCGGACATTTCTACTGGGTCGTTATTATGGTTTTTTTATTTTTGCTTGCATTTTCAGTCTACTCATATATTTTATACTTCGTAAAAGATTTTACGCCAACTTATTTGGCTATGTATTCTGCCTACTCTGTTTTTCTCTAACAGAATACCTGCACGATGTATATTTGATACCAGCATCGCTATATTATTATTGGAGCAAAGTTCCTAAGCTTGTTTTTCTGGCGTTATCACTTTATTTTAATACTAAGATATTCCAAACATTCACCAAAAACCATGAATTTCTCCCTAAATTCGACCGTTGGCTTACCCTATCATCAAAGATAGCATTGGCCAATACAGCGGTCTACTTGATTCTCTACAACATTCCGCTTCTACCCACCGCTCCACAACAGTTAATACAATTTATCTTTATTAATTACTTAACCTTTCAGACCCTTTTTCTATTTTGTAATATATGCTACTCCATCTATCGCAAGACACCCTATATATTTCACTATTCAGTGGGTAATAGCCTTCTCTTCCTATCGGTACTATTATATATGATCAATTCGCTGAATATCTATGAAATCCAACAATATATTGAACCTGGAAATATCATCTTTGCCTATAGCTTCGAGATTGTATATCTCATGACACTCTTCACCATCAACTATAAAAAAGAAATGGACCACCTGCTTGACAACATCAAGTCAGAAGAAAAACGGAGTAAGTACCTCGCAGCGGAGCTCATTGTCATACAAGAAAAAGAACGTATACGCATAGCGAGAGATATCCATGATGGGATAGGCAATTGGCTCAATGCCTTACGGCTATTCTTGTCAAAGGAACAGCTAAAAGAGCAAGCTAAAATCAATGAAAACATCCAAGGTCTGAACAATGAATTCAGAAGATTGCTCCATGATATCGCTCCTCAACAGATGGAAGGCCAAAATCTATTTGAGAACATATCACGTGTGGTGTCATTATATGATCAACATCTTCACATCAGCTGTCAGTTGATTGGCAACCCTCTCATCATCAAATCCGATTTGGCCATCAATGCCCTACGTATTGTCCAAGAGTTATTGAGCAATATCGTCAAGCACGCTCAAGCTAATAATGTCCAGATTACCTTATCAATAGATGAGAATAGCCTTGTGCTACAGGTGGAAGATGATGGAACAGGAATTCTCCCTAAATCAGCGCCTCATACTATTAAGAATATGGGTATTGAGAGTATACGATCTAGAGTTGAATACCACAACGGAAAACTAGATATGGACAATACCCCCGAAGGACTGATTACAAATATTATAATCCCTCTATAA
- a CDS encoding Sb-PDE family phosphodiesterase yields MKKKPILLIVLLSFIQIVHGQQDNGVMSLEEFRFPKKRKSIVVPNVNGYQVLKCDFHMHTVFTDGHVWPNVRIQEAWKEGLDAISFTEHMEYNPHHQDVRVDHNRSHDLAVEPAKEHNIILVKGTEITRQTPPGHFNALFIEDASGFIESNDTTLDQQAIDKAVDQKAFIFWNHPGWKAKQIKGSYEWIDFVDKMYRDKKLHGIEVVNGLGFHKKALDWALDRDLTIIGNTDIHNLIAHDYDIARDGVHRTMTLVLAKDRSATAIREALDVGRTVAWSSKYLFGKEEHVRAMFEVCVSLSEAYHEKPNKGRDTIRYYELRNNSDLYFELELTKGKGTKKITLYPMSSQVLTADTGQTSLTYQLPSTYIRSDKHLSVDLQLR; encoded by the coding sequence ATGAAAAAAAAACCGATCCTTTTAATTGTATTGCTGTCATTTATACAGATCGTGCACGGGCAGCAAGACAATGGGGTGATGTCCCTTGAGGAATTTCGATTCCCTAAAAAACGTAAATCTATTGTAGTTCCTAATGTGAATGGTTATCAGGTCTTGAAGTGTGATTTTCACATGCATACCGTATTTACAGATGGTCATGTATGGCCCAACGTAAGAATACAGGAAGCATGGAAAGAAGGTTTAGATGCGATATCCTTCACTGAGCACATGGAGTACAATCCTCATCATCAGGATGTGCGAGTCGATCATAATCGTTCACATGATCTTGCTGTAGAACCGGCCAAAGAACACAATATTATTTTGGTAAAAGGGACTGAAATCACAAGACAAACGCCCCCAGGACATTTTAATGCCCTTTTTATTGAGGACGCGTCAGGTTTCATAGAAAGCAATGATACTACACTTGACCAACAAGCTATCGATAAAGCTGTCGATCAAAAGGCCTTTATTTTCTGGAATCATCCTGGGTGGAAGGCCAAACAAATCAAAGGCTCTTACGAATGGATAGACTTTGTAGATAAGATGTACAGAGATAAGAAGCTACATGGTATCGAAGTTGTCAACGGTTTGGGATTTCATAAAAAAGCACTGGATTGGGCATTGGATAGGGACTTAACAATTATTGGGAATACTGATATCCACAATCTGATAGCACATGACTATGATATTGCGCGCGATGGGGTGCACCGCACGATGACTTTAGTCCTAGCCAAAGATCGGTCTGCAACAGCTATCAGGGAAGCGCTGGACGTAGGGCGTACCGTGGCGTGGTCTAGTAAGTACCTTTTCGGAAAAGAAGAGCATGTGCGCGCTATGTTTGAAGTCTGTGTATCTCTGAGTGAGGCATATCATGAAAAACCCAACAAAGGTCGAGACACAATACGATATTATGAGCTTCGCAATAATAGTGATCTTTATTTTGAATTGGAATTGACGAAAGGCAAAGGCACAAAAAAAATTACATTGTATCCGATGTCATCTCAAGTATTAACAGCCGATACAGGACAAACCTCTTTGACCTATCAACTACCTTCAACATACATACGTAGTGATAAGCACTTATCAGTTGACCTGCAATTGCGTTAA